Proteins from one Longimicrobium sp. genomic window:
- a CDS encoding sulfite exporter TauE/SafE family protein has translation MDWRATAAGAAVGILVGMTGMGGGSILTPLLIVGLGVAPLQAVAAGLANAAVSTLAGSWQHARLGSVDFRTAALLAAGSVPASLLSVLLLASLGVSSATAGHAVKMALGAMLIALAAAMVLDPWLGRLARHPAASPAWLVAAGGAVVGTTTGLTSVGSGSLTTGFLSVTARHERRVQVGTVVFHSMVLTLVAALAHLTLGKLDPRLTLSLLAGSIPGVLIGSRLTVRIPGERLRLAQASMLFVLGTLLYLPLRREPNPPRADTHRPDRTVAARAAHISTNPEAEHEREISLALAARHR, from the coding sequence ATGGACTGGAGAGCGACGGCGGCGGGCGCGGCGGTGGGCATCCTGGTGGGGATGACCGGGATGGGCGGCGGCTCGATCCTGACGCCGCTGCTGATCGTGGGCCTGGGCGTGGCGCCGCTGCAGGCGGTGGCCGCCGGGCTGGCGAACGCCGCGGTCTCCACCCTGGCCGGGTCGTGGCAGCACGCGCGGCTGGGGAGCGTCGACTTCCGCACGGCCGCGCTGCTGGCCGCGGGAAGCGTTCCCGCCAGCTTGCTGAGCGTGCTCCTCCTGGCCTCCCTTGGCGTCTCCTCCGCCACGGCGGGGCACGCGGTGAAGATGGCGCTCGGCGCCATGCTCATCGCGCTGGCCGCGGCGATGGTGCTGGACCCCTGGCTCGGGCGTCTCGCCCGCCATCCCGCCGCCTCCCCCGCATGGCTCGTCGCGGCGGGCGGGGCGGTGGTGGGGACGACGACGGGGCTGACGTCGGTCGGCAGCGGGAGCCTGACCACGGGCTTCCTCTCCGTCACCGCGCGGCACGAGCGGCGGGTGCAGGTGGGCACCGTCGTCTTCCACTCGATGGTGCTGACGCTGGTGGCGGCGCTGGCGCACCTGACGCTCGGCAAGCTCGATCCCCGGCTCACCCTGTCACTGCTGGCCGGGTCGATCCCCGGCGTGCTGATCGGGAGCCGGCTGACGGTGCGCATCCCCGGCGAGCGGCTGCGGCTGGCGCAGGCGTCGATGCTCTTCGTCCTGGGCACGCTGCTCTACCTCCCGCTGCGCCGCGAGCCGAATCCCCCGCGGGCCGACACGCATCGCCCCGACCGGACCGTCGCC